In the Terriglobales bacterium genome, one interval contains:
- a CDS encoding CoA-transferase, which translates to MSKLTSMRAAIADLLPDGATVALGLQLEQMIPFAAGHEIMRQRRRGLTLVGPISDILFDQMIGAGCVARVIAAWVGNVMMGSAYNFRRACEEENPGTPGEKLNVINMTNFTIALALQAGAMGVPFLPTRTAQGSDVAKGNHFFRPIMSPFAETEVAIGPVSGDGQPSSPAVMQPLLAVRALNPDVTIVHVQRADAEGNAHCWGNFGVMLEAVKAAKRVIVVAEEIAAPEVIASDPNRTVIPGFLVTAVVHEPFGAHPSPVQGHYKRDDAMFRQYHEQSKTPADFQAWAARWVHGVADRREYINQLGACRVEELGVKQHAYAAAADYGY; encoded by the coding sequence ATGAGCAAGCTTACCTCCATGCGCGCTGCGATCGCCGACCTCCTCCCCGACGGGGCGACGGTCGCGCTCGGGCTCCAGCTCGAGCAGATGATCCCGTTCGCCGCTGGACACGAGATCATGCGCCAGCGGCGCCGCGGGCTGACGCTGGTCGGGCCGATCTCCGACATTCTTTTCGACCAGATGATCGGCGCCGGATGCGTGGCGCGCGTGATCGCCGCCTGGGTCGGGAACGTAATGATGGGCTCGGCGTACAACTTTCGGCGTGCCTGTGAAGAAGAAAACCCGGGAACGCCGGGCGAAAAGCTGAACGTCATCAACATGACGAACTTCACCATCGCGCTGGCGCTGCAGGCCGGCGCCATGGGCGTGCCGTTCCTGCCCACGCGCACCGCGCAGGGCAGCGACGTGGCGAAGGGCAACCATTTCTTTCGTCCGATCATGTCGCCGTTCGCGGAGACGGAAGTAGCCATCGGCCCGGTCAGCGGCGACGGCCAGCCATCGTCCCCTGCGGTGATGCAGCCGCTGTTGGCGGTGCGCGCCCTGAATCCTGACGTCACGATCGTTCATGTGCAGCGCGCCGACGCCGAAGGCAACGCGCACTGCTGGGGAAATTTCGGCGTGATGCTGGAGGCGGTGAAGGCGGCGAAGCGGGTGATCGTGGTCGCGGAAGAGATCGCCGCGCCTGAGGTCATTGCCAGCGATCCGAACCGCACAGTGATTCCGGGATTCCTGGTCACGGCCGTCGTGCACGAGCCGTTCGGGGCGCATCCTTCGCCGGTGCAGGGCCATTACAAGCGCGACGACGCCATGTTTCGCCAGTATCACGAGCAGTCGAAGACGCCGGCGGACTTCCAGGCGTGGGCGGCGCGCTGGGTGCACGGCGTCGCCGACCGGCGCGAGTACATCAACCAGCTCGGCGCCTGCCGCGTGGAGGAGCTGGGTGTGAAGCAGCACGCATACGCGGCCGCCGCGGACTATGGCTACTGA
- a CDS encoding enoyl-CoA hydratase/isomerase family protein encodes MATTTQTAEATRELVQYRVDDGVAIITMTDPPANTYTYEMNRQLDEAILKARFDNNVHVMLLTGAGDKFFSAGANIKMLASVDPVFKYYFCLHANETLLRLEHTPKLVIAAINGHCVGGGLEIAMSCDLRIARKDAGKIGLPEVNLGVLPGTGGTQRLSRLVGKSKAIELMVTGNTFSFEEAKDMGIINDIFEREGFMENVLEYARQFCPPNKAAMAVGHIKRSVQTGWEIPLEAALAIERELQSLLFKSQDAKEGLSAYVEKRPAEFRAK; translated from the coding sequence ATGGCAACTACAACACAGACCGCCGAGGCGACCAGGGAACTGGTGCAGTACCGCGTGGACGATGGCGTGGCCATCATCACCATGACCGATCCGCCGGCGAACACCTACACCTACGAGATGAACCGGCAGCTCGACGAGGCGATCCTGAAGGCGCGCTTCGACAACAACGTGCACGTCATGCTGCTGACCGGGGCGGGCGACAAGTTTTTTTCCGCCGGCGCCAACATCAAGATGCTGGCCAGCGTGGACCCGGTGTTCAAGTACTACTTCTGCCTGCACGCCAACGAGACGCTGCTGCGGCTGGAGCACACGCCCAAGCTGGTGATCGCGGCGATCAATGGACACTGCGTGGGCGGGGGCCTGGAGATCGCCATGTCGTGCGACCTGCGCATCGCGCGCAAAGACGCCGGCAAGATCGGCCTGCCCGAAGTCAACCTCGGCGTGCTGCCCGGCACCGGCGGGACGCAGCGGCTGTCGCGGCTGGTAGGCAAGTCGAAAGCGATTGAGCTGATGGTCACCGGCAACACCTTCAGCTTCGAAGAAGCGAAGGACATGGGGATCATCAACGACATCTTCGAGCGCGAGGGCTTCATGGAAAACGTGCTCGAATACGCGCGCCAGTTCTGCCCGCCGAACAAGGCGGCGATGGCGGTGGGCCACATCAAGCGCTCGGTGCAGACCGGGTGGGAGATCCCGCTGGAGGCGGCGCTGGCGATTGAGCGCGAGCTCCAATCGCTTTTGTTCAAGAGCCAGGACGCGAAAGAGGGCCTGAGCGCCTACGTGGAGAAGCGGCCGGCGGAGTTCAGGGCGAAATAG
- a CDS encoding (2Fe-2S)-binding protein produces the protein MKKTLITLRVNGRAHEIAVEPSKLLLDALRQDLGLTGSKRGCDDSSCGACTVQLDGVPVLSCALLAASCQSDEDERHEITTVEGLAEHGALAALQKAYGDWGGAQCGYCTPGFMMTVDALLAENPDPSEDEIRHALSGNLCRCTGYSQMYQAIRAAIVAERKGRAGEMAAREVK, from the coding sequence GTGAAGAAGACACTCATCACGCTGCGCGTCAACGGACGCGCGCACGAGATCGCCGTCGAGCCGTCGAAGCTGCTGCTCGACGCGCTGCGCCAGGACCTGGGCCTGACCGGGTCGAAGCGCGGCTGCGACGACTCCTCGTGCGGCGCCTGCACGGTGCAGCTCGACGGTGTGCCCGTGCTCTCCTGCGCGCTGCTGGCTGCGAGCTGCCAGAGCGACGAAGACGAGCGCCACGAGATCACCACCGTCGAGGGCCTGGCCGAGCACGGCGCGCTGGCCGCGCTGCAAAAGGCCTACGGTGACTGGGGCGGCGCGCAGTGCGGTTACTGCACACCGGGATTCATGATGACCGTCGACGCGCTGCTGGCGGAAAACCCTGATCCCAGCGAGGACGAAATCCGTCACGCGCTCAGCGGGAACCTGTGCCGCTGCACCGGATACTCGCAGATGTACCAGGCGATCCGCGCGGCGATCGTAGCGGAGCGAAAGGGCCGTGCTGGCGAAATGGCCGCCCGGGAGGTGAAGTGA
- a CDS encoding aldehyde dehydrogenase family protein, translated as MIAATKARIAPGKLLIGGEWVFSSDGKTFDTINPATGEVLTQIAAATGEDVDRAVKAARRAFDDPGGPWQKMPAGERGKLLWKIADLIEKNIDEVAELETLDNGKPIFESRYVDVPMVCDVFRYYAGFATKIHGETINSRPNAFTYTLREPLGVVAAIVPWNFPLLLASWKIAPALACGNTVIWKPASQTSLTALRVGELMMEAGVPPGVINVLPGPGSVVGMGLVKHPGVDKVAFTGSTAVGKEVMRAAADTVKRVTLELGGKSPNIVLADANMDEAVKGATTGIFYGKGEVCAAGSRLFVERKIHDEFMSKLVDRARKLKPGDPLDPKTRLGAIVSEQQMNTVLGYIEAGKGEGARLVAGGKRASVDGGKGYFLEPTIFDDVDNRMKIAQEEIFGPVLATIPFDDVEQVADIANQNVYGLAAAVWTSDVRKAHAIVRRLKAGTVWVNAYNLYDVALPFGGYKQSGFGRELGAVALDNYTEVKSVWLSL; from the coding sequence ATGATTGCAGCCACCAAAGCCAGAATAGCTCCCGGCAAGCTGCTGATCGGCGGCGAATGGGTTTTTTCGTCCGATGGCAAGACCTTCGACACCATCAATCCCGCGACCGGCGAAGTGCTGACGCAAATCGCCGCGGCAACCGGTGAAGATGTCGATCGCGCCGTGAAGGCGGCGCGCCGCGCATTCGACGATCCCGGCGGCCCGTGGCAGAAAATGCCGGCCGGGGAGCGCGGCAAGCTGCTCTGGAAGATCGCCGACCTCATCGAGAAGAACATTGACGAGGTCGCCGAACTCGAGACGCTCGACAACGGCAAGCCGATCTTCGAGTCGCGTTACGTCGACGTTCCCATGGTGTGCGACGTTTTCCGCTACTACGCGGGTTTCGCCACGAAAATTCACGGCGAAACCATCAACTCGCGGCCCAACGCTTTTACGTACACGCTGCGCGAGCCGCTTGGCGTGGTCGCCGCCATCGTCCCGTGGAATTTTCCGCTGCTGCTGGCGTCGTGGAAGATCGCGCCGGCGCTGGCCTGCGGCAACACCGTCATCTGGAAGCCGGCGTCGCAGACCTCGCTGACGGCGCTGCGCGTGGGCGAGCTGATGATGGAAGCCGGGGTCCCGCCGGGCGTGATCAACGTTCTTCCCGGACCGGGAAGCGTTGTCGGGATGGGCCTGGTGAAGCATCCGGGAGTGGACAAGGTCGCCTTCACCGGTTCGACCGCAGTGGGCAAAGAAGTGATGCGCGCCGCCGCCGACACGGTCAAGCGCGTGACCCTGGAGCTGGGCGGCAAGTCTCCCAACATCGTGCTGGCCGACGCCAACATGGACGAGGCCGTCAAGGGGGCGACCACCGGCATTTTTTATGGCAAGGGCGAAGTTTGCGCCGCCGGTTCGCGGCTGTTCGTCGAGCGCAAAATCCATGACGAGTTCATGTCCAAGCTGGTGGACCGCGCCAGGAAGCTCAAGCCCGGCGATCCGCTCGATCCCAAGACGCGCCTGGGCGCCATCGTCAGCGAGCAGCAGATGAACACCGTGCTCGGCTACATCGAGGCCGGCAAGGGCGAAGGCGCCAGGCTGGTTGCCGGGGGCAAGCGCGCTTCGGTGGACGGCGGCAAGGGATACTTCCTCGAGCCGACCATCTTCGATGATGTCGACAACCGCATGAAGATCGCGCAGGAAGAAATCTTTGGGCCGGTGCTGGCGACCATTCCTTTCGACGACGTCGAGCAGGTGGCCGACATCGCCAACCAGAACGTTTATGGGCTGGCGGCGGCCGTCTGGACCAGCGACGTACGCAAGGCCCACGCCATTGTGCGCCGGCTGAAGGCGGGAACGGTGTGGGTGAACGCTTACAACCTGTACGACGTGGCGCTGCCCTTCGGCGGCTACAAGCAGTCGGGTTTTGGGCGCGAGCTCGGCGCCGTGGCGCTGGACAACTACACCGAAGTAAAGAGCGTGTGGCTGAGCCTGTAG
- a CDS encoding enoyl-CoA hydratase/isomerase family protein, which produces MKIDTTTQLQRLTLDLEGPVARVTLSNPPLNVIDLQMMDELIAVMEQVERPGVTAVVIRGAGKQFSAGVDIAAHTPDKVQGMLVKFHSVIRAMLATPKITIAQVEGACLGGGAELALVCDMVYTARNASWAFPEIKLACFPPVAAAALASVVGPKRAAELIFTGRQISGDEALAIGLATRAARTEELESLVDDAVAHLDPLSSVALGLAKKAFYSWDSMHFDKGLARAEQIYLNELVKTADSVEGIQAWMEKRAPMWKGK; this is translated from the coding sequence ATGAAGATTGACACCACAACTCAACTCCAGCGGCTCACGCTGGACCTCGAAGGGCCGGTGGCGCGCGTCACGCTCTCCAACCCGCCGCTGAACGTGATCGACCTTCAGATGATGGACGAGCTGATCGCCGTGATGGAGCAGGTGGAGCGGCCCGGCGTGACCGCGGTGGTGATTCGGGGCGCCGGCAAGCAGTTCTCCGCCGGCGTGGACATTGCGGCGCACACGCCCGACAAGGTCCAGGGCATGCTGGTGAAGTTTCACAGCGTCATCCGTGCGATGCTTGCAACGCCGAAGATCACCATCGCGCAGGTGGAAGGCGCCTGCCTGGGCGGCGGCGCGGAACTAGCGCTGGTCTGCGACATGGTCTACACGGCGCGTAACGCGTCGTGGGCATTTCCTGAGATCAAGCTGGCGTGCTTTCCGCCGGTCGCTGCCGCGGCGCTGGCGTCGGTGGTCGGCCCCAAGCGCGCCGCCGAGCTGATCTTCACCGGCCGGCAGATCTCGGGCGACGAGGCCCTCGCCATCGGCCTGGCCACGCGCGCGGCCCGCACCGAGGAACTCGAGTCGCTGGTGGACGACGCGGTGGCGCACCTGGATCCGCTGAGTTCGGTCGCCCTCGGCCTGGCCAAGAAAGCGTTTTATTCCTGGGACTCGATGCACTTCGACAAGGGCCTGGCCCGCGCCGAGCAGATTTACCTGAACGAGCTGGTGAAGACGGCCGACTCGGTGGAAGGCATCCAGGCGTGGATGGAGAAGCGCGCGCCTATGTGGAAAGGGAAATGA
- a CDS encoding molybdopterin cofactor-binding domain-containing protein, which produces MSDFSIIGKPIAFVDAAGKTTGSGKYADDLSLPGMLVGKILHSPHPHARIKRIDASKAMGLEGVIAVVTGKDAPTPYGILPVGHDEHALALDKVRYVGDNVACVAAVDEATAERALELIDVEYELLPAYFDPEQSMKAERDLIHDHKPHNIEKDYHHVFGDPDAGFAQADWVAEQRYLANEVTHAAMEPHSTLASFDLDPHTGQLGRLTVWSSTQVPYYLQHKLSLVLGLPMSQIRVIKPLVGGGFGGKSEVIPLEIIAAVAARAARAPVKITYTREEVFWAHRGRPRTIIDLKTGVKRDGRITAVAARVVQDGGGYCSYGVVTILYSGALLGALYDIPNIRYDGYRVLTNKPACGAMRGHGTVNVRFAFESQLDEIATQLGLDPAEIRRVNLLKPPTITVNGLRVQSYGLPECIERVVERSKWMERRGKLNTAATNGSRVKRGLGLACSHYVSGAANSIIRSDMPHSTVNIKIDRDGGVVIYTGASDIGQGSDTMVAQIAAEVLGCSLARVKVVAADTDLTPIDIGSYSSRVTFMNGNATLRAAEQVKQRIVAAAARKMNCAPEDVVMRGDMVLRRGESPDAKIAASPAHRAAEILEKKDAPYSPETVPVVPSAAGSGPTVAGRVEGQILRGSLQQKRRDEGPKSQLTFEEAVVAAIDFQGALTGTGSYAPPQEARGGGHKGGGVGPSPAYSYAAQVAEVSVDEDTGEVTVHKVWAAHDCGRALNPVSVEGQVIGSVWMGLGQALQEEMVWKDGLLMNPGMLEYRSPSAVESPEVECIIVESVDPEGPFGAKECSEGSLAATIPAIANAIYDAVGVRLRESPFTPERVLAALRAKRAEKKLNLTEGVDPVQPKTFREHGGSLWYAGKGPERHELDPARSTARAAND; this is translated from the coding sequence ATGTCTGACTTTTCCATCATCGGCAAGCCGATCGCGTTCGTGGACGCAGCGGGCAAGACGACGGGCTCGGGGAAGTACGCCGACGACCTGTCGCTTCCCGGCATGCTCGTGGGGAAGATCCTGCACTCGCCGCATCCGCATGCGCGCATCAAGCGCATTGACGCGTCGAAGGCGATGGGGCTGGAGGGCGTCATCGCGGTCGTTACCGGCAAAGACGCGCCTACGCCCTACGGCATCCTTCCCGTCGGCCACGATGAGCATGCGCTGGCGCTCGACAAGGTCCGCTACGTGGGCGACAACGTGGCCTGCGTCGCGGCCGTGGATGAAGCCACGGCCGAGCGCGCGCTCGAGCTGATCGATGTCGAGTACGAGCTGCTGCCGGCGTACTTCGATCCCGAGCAGTCGATGAAGGCGGAGCGCGACCTGATCCACGATCACAAGCCGCACAACATCGAGAAGGACTATCACCACGTCTTCGGCGATCCGGACGCGGGCTTCGCGCAGGCGGATTGGGTGGCCGAGCAGCGCTACCTGGCCAACGAGGTCACGCACGCGGCGATGGAGCCGCACTCCACGCTCGCCAGCTTCGACCTTGACCCGCACACCGGACAGCTCGGGCGGCTGACGGTGTGGTCGTCCACGCAGGTGCCGTACTACCTGCAGCACAAACTGTCGCTGGTGCTTGGCCTGCCGATGTCGCAGATACGCGTGATCAAGCCGCTGGTCGGCGGCGGCTTCGGCGGCAAGAGCGAAGTGATTCCGCTGGAGATCATCGCGGCGGTAGCGGCGCGGGCGGCACGCGCGCCGGTGAAGATCACCTACACGCGCGAGGAAGTGTTCTGGGCGCATCGCGGGCGTCCGCGAACGATTATCGACCTGAAGACCGGTGTGAAGCGTGATGGGCGGATCACGGCGGTCGCGGCGCGCGTGGTGCAGGACGGCGGCGGTTACTGCTCGTACGGCGTGGTCACGATCCTGTATTCAGGCGCGCTGCTCGGCGCGCTGTACGACATTCCCAACATCCGCTACGACGGTTACCGCGTGCTCACCAACAAGCCCGCGTGCGGCGCCATGCGCGGGCACGGCACGGTGAACGTCCGCTTCGCCTTCGAGTCGCAGCTGGACGAGATCGCCACGCAGCTTGGGCTCGACCCGGCCGAGATCCGGCGCGTGAACCTGCTCAAACCGCCGACGATCACGGTGAATGGCCTGCGGGTGCAGAGTTACGGCCTGCCGGAGTGCATCGAGCGCGTGGTAGAGCGGTCGAAGTGGATGGAGCGGCGCGGCAAGCTCAACACCGCGGCGACGAACGGCTCGCGCGTGAAGCGCGGACTCGGCCTGGCCTGCAGCCACTACGTGAGCGGCGCGGCCAACAGCATCATCCGGTCGGACATGCCGCATTCGACGGTGAACATCAAGATTGACCGCGACGGCGGCGTGGTCATCTACACGGGCGCGAGCGACATCGGTCAGGGCTCGGACACGATGGTGGCGCAGATCGCGGCGGAGGTGCTGGGCTGCTCGCTGGCGCGCGTTAAAGTGGTCGCGGCCGACACCGATCTGACGCCGATTGACATCGGCTCGTATTCCAGCCGCGTCACGTTCATGAACGGCAACGCGACGCTGCGCGCCGCCGAGCAGGTGAAACAGCGCATCGTCGCGGCGGCGGCGCGGAAGATGAACTGCGCGCCCGAAGACGTGGTGATGCGCGGCGACATGGTGCTGCGCCGCGGCGAGTCGCCAGACGCGAAGATCGCCGCGTCACCGGCGCATCGCGCCGCGGAGATCCTCGAGAAGAAGGATGCTCCCTACAGTCCGGAAACCGTGCCGGTGGTCCCCTCCGCGGCTGGCTCCGGTCCTACCGTCGCGGGCCGCGTCGAGGGGCAGATCCTGCGCGGGTCGTTGCAGCAGAAGCGGCGCGACGAAGGGCCGAAATCGCAGCTCACTTTCGAAGAAGCTGTGGTTGCCGCGATCGACTTCCAGGGCGCGCTCACCGGTACCGGTTCGTACGCGCCGCCGCAGGAGGCGCGCGGCGGCGGGCACAAGGGCGGCGGCGTGGGGCCATCGCCGGCGTACTCGTACGCAGCGCAGGTGGCCGAAGTCAGCGTGGACGAGGACACCGGCGAGGTTACGGTGCACAAGGTCTGGGCGGCGCACGACTGCGGGCGCGCGCTCAATCCCGTCTCGGTCGAAGGCCAGGTGATCGGCTCGGTCTGGATGGGACTGGGGCAGGCGCTCCAGGAAGAGATGGTCTGGAAAGACGGCCTGCTGATGAATCCCGGAATGCTCGAGTACCGGTCGCCCTCGGCAGTCGAGTCGCCGGAAGTCGAGTGCATCATCGTCGAGAGCGTCGATCCCGAAGGACCGTTCGGCGCCAAGGAGTGCAGCGAAGGCTCTCTCGCCGCGACGATTCCGGCGATCGCCAATGCCATCTACGACGCGGTCGGCGTTCGGCTGCGCGAGTCGCCCTTCACGCCCGAGCGCGTGCTGGCGGCGCTGCGCGCGAAGCGCGCCGAGAAGAAGCTGAACCTGACCGAGGGCGTCGATCCGGTGCAGCCGAAGACATTCCGCGAACATGGCGGATCGCTGTGGTACGCGGGCAAAGGACCGGAGCGGCATGAGCTCGATCCGGCGCGTTCCACGGCGCGAGCCGCGAATGATTAA
- a CDS encoding CoA-transferase, with the protein MTTVNTVTAQAAWQRSTMGELMVAAAAREIGDGEVVFVGMRLPLIAFVVAKQTHAPNAIGLFENGVIRSTPARELIYTMADPPNIVGATQCVAMMEVMSLLQSGRVNLGFLGAAEVDRFGNLNSTQVGGGSEQFVRLPGSGGACDIASLAQRFVVLLEHSKRRLPERVGYITSPGNGEGGNWRRRVGLPRGGPAAVITTKCVLRFDERGEAYLDSVHPGVSVDDVLANTGWKLRVSGNVKTTDPPGDDELRAIRDYDREGFWTK; encoded by the coding sequence ATGACGACCGTGAACACGGTAACGGCGCAGGCAGCCTGGCAACGGTCCACCATGGGCGAGCTGATGGTGGCGGCCGCGGCGCGTGAGATCGGCGACGGCGAAGTTGTGTTTGTGGGCATGCGGCTGCCGCTGATCGCCTTTGTCGTGGCCAAGCAGACGCATGCGCCCAACGCCATCGGGCTGTTCGAGAACGGCGTGATCCGCTCCACACCGGCGCGCGAGCTGATCTACACCATGGCCGATCCGCCCAACATCGTCGGCGCCACGCAGTGCGTCGCGATGATGGAGGTCATGTCGCTGCTGCAGTCGGGCCGTGTGAATCTCGGCTTTCTCGGCGCGGCCGAGGTAGATCGCTTCGGAAACCTGAATTCAACCCAGGTCGGCGGCGGCAGCGAGCAATTCGTGCGCCTGCCCGGTTCCGGCGGCGCGTGCGACATTGCGTCACTCGCGCAGCGTTTTGTCGTCCTGCTGGAGCACTCCAAGCGCCGTCTGCCGGAGCGCGTGGGCTACATCACAAGCCCGGGAAACGGCGAAGGCGGCAACTGGCGCAGGCGCGTCGGCCTGCCGCGCGGCGGGCCGGCGGCGGTGATCACGACCAAGTGTGTTTTGCGATTCGATGAGCGCGGCGAAGCGTATCTCGACTCAGTGCATCCGGGCGTCAGCGTGGACGACGTTCTGGCCAACACCGGCTGGAAGCTGCGCGTCAGCGGGAATGTGAAGACCACGGACCCGCCCGGCGACGACGAGCTTCGCGCCATCCGCGACTACGATCGCGAGGGTTTCTGGACGAAATAG
- a CDS encoding TetR/AcrR family transcriptional regulator has protein sequence MALLTTPTPAPGASPNGDSRFDRRMAEILRHATEVFCEKGYEGASMRDLSRATGMSLAGLYYYFESKEKLLYLIQKHTFRTVVDTLRQRLAGVRDPEQRIRIFIHNHLEYFLANSEAMSVLSHEDDVLRGAAGAEIAAIKREYYRICVGLVADWKRGGSVKSGAANGGRRHANDAEIRIAVLSLFGMMNWIYTWHRPRTDGDAGALARQMGDIFLYGLSASNGRGTTKRRKRWANRTAAH, from the coding sequence GTGGCCTTGCTGACGACCCCAACTCCGGCGCCTGGCGCTTCGCCCAACGGCGATTCCCGCTTCGACCGCCGCATGGCGGAGATCCTGCGCCATGCGACCGAGGTTTTCTGCGAAAAAGGATACGAAGGCGCCAGCATGCGCGACCTTTCGCGCGCCACGGGCATGTCGCTGGCCGGTCTTTATTACTACTTCGAGTCGAAAGAGAAGCTGCTTTACCTGATCCAGAAGCACACCTTCCGCACGGTGGTTGACACGCTGCGGCAGCGGCTCGCGGGCGTGCGCGATCCCGAGCAGCGCATCCGCATCTTCATTCACAACCATCTGGAATACTTCCTGGCCAATTCGGAAGCGATGAGCGTTCTCTCGCACGAGGACGACGTGCTGCGGGGCGCCGCCGGCGCCGAGATCGCCGCCATCAAGCGTGAGTATTACCGCATCTGCGTTGGGCTGGTGGCGGACTGGAAGCGCGGCGGGAGCGTAAAATCGGGCGCGGCGAACGGCGGTCGCCGTCACGCGAACGACGCGGAGATCCGCATCGCCGTCCTCAGCCTTTTCGGCATGATGAACTGGATCTACACCTGGCACCGGCCGCGCACCGACGGCGACGCCGGCGCGCTCGCCCGCCAGATGGGCGACATCTTTCTTTATGGGCTCTCCGCCAGCAACGGCCGCGGCACGACAAAGCGGCGCAAGAGATGGGCAAACAGAACAGCAGCTCACTAG
- a CDS encoding Phenylacetic acid catabolic protein yields the protein MQTATKINTFSDWVGLFEAWKKDIGVDVSETGGFKFETLYGAIETEEIQFGHYKGRRKWETLRGVPNQQIRDALMNLIVYQGDTEFASVEQQRFLFESAPSDYDRNALVRVMVEEMRHGWQMCALLVEHFGHSGKVEAQKMLERRAFENKRLLGAFNEDVDNWLDFYTYTDFVDRDGKFQLQMLKYSAFAPLGRSMSYMLREEAFHMGTGNDGLRRIVEAGVVPAWLMQKYLNKWISTSHDLFGTDNSSSAHWAYVWGVKGRYDEPKNETEADLSDLNDYNRKLYHDEVAGLVERLNGHLRPEDPRLYAPHIKFNRAIGRWAGQMFHPQTGEPMEEKEYKQQLDSFLPTAADKKLLLDILSSEKKWIMPKQGARDPLATIAEPRKQAINL from the coding sequence ATGCAGACGGCGACAAAGATCAACACTTTCTCCGACTGGGTTGGCCTGTTCGAGGCATGGAAGAAAGACATCGGCGTGGACGTTTCGGAAACCGGCGGCTTCAAGTTCGAAACGCTCTACGGCGCCATCGAGACGGAAGAGATCCAGTTCGGACACTACAAGGGCCGGCGCAAGTGGGAGACGCTGCGCGGCGTTCCGAACCAGCAGATTCGCGACGCGCTGATGAACCTCATCGTCTATCAGGGCGATACCGAGTTCGCCTCGGTGGAGCAGCAGCGCTTCCTTTTCGAAAGCGCGCCCTCCGATTACGACCGCAACGCGCTCGTGCGCGTGATGGTGGAAGAAATGCGCCACGGCTGGCAGATGTGCGCGCTGCTGGTGGAGCACTTTGGCCACTCCGGCAAGGTTGAGGCGCAGAAGATGCTGGAGCGGCGCGCCTTCGAGAACAAGCGCCTGCTCGGGGCCTTCAATGAAGATGTCGACAACTGGCTCGACTTCTACACCTACACCGACTTCGTGGACCGCGACGGCAAGTTCCAGCTCCAGATGCTGAAGTACTCGGCGTTCGCTCCGCTGGGACGTTCGATGTCGTACATGCTGCGCGAAGAAGCGTTCCACATGGGTACGGGCAACGACGGCTTGCGGCGAATTGTCGAAGCGGGCGTGGTGCCCGCGTGGCTGATGCAGAAATATCTGAACAAGTGGATCTCCACTTCGCACGACCTGTTCGGCACCGACAACTCGTCGTCGGCGCACTGGGCCTACGTGTGGGGCGTGAAGGGCCGCTACGACGAGCCGAAGAACGAAACCGAAGCCGATCTCAGCGACCTCAACGACTATAACCGTAAGCTATACCATGACGAAGTCGCGGGCCTGGTGGAGCGCCTGAACGGCCACTTGCGTCCCGAGGATCCGCGCCTGTACGCGCCGCACATCAAGTTCAACCGCGCGATCGGGCGCTGGGCGGGGCAGATGTTCCATCCGCAGACGGGCGAGCCGATGGAGGAAAAGGAATACAAGCAGCAGCTCGATTCCTTTTTGCCGACAGCGGCAGACAAGAAGCTGCTGCTCGACATCCTGAGCAGCGAGAAGAAGTGGATTATGCCGAAGCAGGGAGCGCGCGACCCGCTGGCCACGATCGCCGAGCCGAGAAAGCAGGCAATCAACCTGTAG